One part of the Flavobacterium johnsoniae UW101 genome encodes these proteins:
- a CDS encoding glycosyltransferase: MKILFVLNKLKLDSGGAVVNNRNLYLLQNVYGEENIIIHEFEKEDKNTSILYSKYLSFFGGISNKTLKDISSILKKEDIQVVFISNSIYGLISKSIKRQFKNIIVITFFHNVEYLYIKDLFKSSKLKSRYFLPPFIKRVEQLSVNYSNLIIALNERDSKKLFSIYGRKADFLLPTSLETKKIEQPLLDEKFISETNNLELLFVGSNFYANIHGINWFINNVMTKVQNVNLSIVGNGLNDNIITNNKNTTIYGRVESLDLFYKKAQIVILPIFLGSGMKTKTAEALMYGKPILATSEALEGYDIKKIKDIGAQCETAEEFIEQINYFNQNRTELFDKGINSKNFFLENYSNEAITGLFKKTIDVRLKELMK, encoded by the coding sequence ATGAAAATACTTTTTGTTTTAAATAAATTAAAACTTGATTCTGGCGGTGCAGTTGTAAATAATAGGAATTTGTATTTATTGCAAAATGTATATGGCGAGGAAAATATTATTATTCATGAATTTGAAAAAGAAGATAAAAACACAAGTATTTTATACAGTAAATATTTATCATTTTTTGGTGGGATATCAAATAAAACATTAAAAGATATTTCTTCTATTTTAAAAAAAGAAGATATTCAAGTAGTATTTATTTCAAATTCAATTTATGGATTGATATCAAAAAGTATTAAAAGACAATTTAAAAATATTATCGTAATTACTTTCTTCCATAATGTTGAGTATCTATATATCAAAGATTTGTTTAAGTCAAGCAAACTTAAAAGCAGATACTTTTTGCCTCCTTTTATAAAAAGAGTTGAACAACTTTCTGTTAATTATTCAAATTTGATTATTGCTTTAAATGAAAGAGATAGCAAAAAGTTATTTTCAATTTATGGAAGGAAAGCAGATTTTTTATTACCAACATCACTGGAAACAAAGAAAATTGAACAACCTTTATTAGATGAGAAATTTATTAGTGAAACTAATAATCTGGAATTACTTTTTGTAGGTTCTAATTTTTATGCTAATATACATGGAATTAATTGGTTCATTAATAATGTAATGACTAAAGTCCAAAATGTCAATTTGTCAATTGTGGGTAACGGATTAAATGATAACATTATTACGAATAACAAGAATACAACTATATACGGAAGAGTCGAAAGCCTCGATTTGTTTTATAAAAAAGCACAAATAGTTATTTTACCTATTTTTTTAGGTAGTGGAATGAAGACAAAAACGGCTGAGGCATTAATGTATGGAAAACCAATTCTTGCAACATCAGAAGCTTTAGAGGGCTACGATATAAAAAAAATTAAAGATATAGGAGCTCAATGTGAAACAGCTGAAGAGTTTATTGAACAAATAAATTATTTTAATCAAAATAGGACGGAATTATTTGATAAAGGAATTAATTCAAAAAACTTTTTTTTAGAAAATTATTCAAATGAAGCAATAACTGGTCTATTTAAGAAGACTATCGATGTAAGATTGAAAGAATTAATGAAATGA